The segment aaagataggcaggaaaatagattggatcaaacaaatttatgttgaggctgaagagatccaaatgttcatcacaaaccataacatgtcacaggccattttcagatcattttcacagttggagttgctaaaggtaattgaaacacttcaatttttaaaatctacatttcactttgatggttacttaatttttatttttttatcatgtcttctttgtattctaatttttatttttaatttttgaataggttgccgagacccgatttgcatccaacacaatcgtcttgaggcgacttgtgaaggtgcgacagccacttgctagcatggtaattagtcaaagttggtccctatggaggcaatccaatactgaaagggcagcaaatgtaaagcgcatgatcctagatgacacttggtgggatcgagtggaatatcttttgagtttcactgagcccatcatgagtatgatccgttatattgacatggatcacccatgtttgggagaggtatatgatggcattgactcgatgattgagaaaatgaaagccatcatcaatgcaaaagagcaagatcccgaagaaactttcttcaaagaggttcaatcaatttgtgttgagcggtggaacaaaatgaccaccccactacatcttcttgcatttgcattgactgccaaattttatagtgatgaaatgcttgctaagccatcaagggtaccaccatatagagattcagaagttagtgaagggtgtaggacagcacttactaaactcttcccagattctgaaatggaggatttaatgacaagtgagtttgctgattttgtagcctccaatggtcaaagtgtttccgctctccgtgacaagtataaaaaggattctcatgcttggtggtacctcaatggccatacatcaccaaaccttcaaactcttgcaatcaaagttttatcgcaagtaagcttcttaatttttattgctctctaaatttagattttttactattttataattgtcaccctctcactttgtgtcaattattcaataggttgctagttcctcttcatctgagcgaaattggagcacatactcctttatccactcagtgaaacgcaaccgactggcagcaagtaaggcagaagagctcgtttatgtgcattcaaacttgcgccttcttactcataaacaaaatgagtataaggatgggagcacaaagttttgggatgtagatccagagagaactgatttggatttttcagttgccacacaatctttactttctggggagtctgatagccaatgtgctgctagtgcaagtggcagtgaggctgcatgtggttccagtactctacctacatcatctaatgtcaatgatgatgttgatcttgatcttcctagtgacccatatgatgctattgctgattattagttgtgtcattttattgttgaacggttgagccagtgaacaatgaattcgatatctatcataacattcaaagtttgtaattttgttatagacttatagttatatcaatatgaatcatatatgatagttccaagttttgtttagcatatggatgatatgtgggattctaaatttaatttttgtttctacttattagagtgtatatatgtatatatttatgatttttacatttttttgtacggA is part of the Cryptomeria japonica chromosome 10, Sugi_1.0, whole genome shotgun sequence genome and harbors:
- the LOC131859472 gene encoding uncharacterized protein LOC131859472, whose translation is MSPQEIAGYIREQEEADARVGRASNHPLLTGRGSKSKRPPISPSYSDFPDIVVESHPFLGPISEEPVIVKRSKGPLERAFKNDAREIADQSVGRCLYANGLSFNVVRSPYWQDMLKKVNEAPQGYTGPGYEKVRSTLLAKEVKNIDNALAPIRNSWKQTGVSIISDGWKDTKNRPLINVIAVCPKGAMFLKAVDCEGQVKDAQFIANILIQCIQDVGPQNVVQVITDNAKNCRAAGMLIETRFEHIFWTPCAVHSLNLMLQKIGRKIDWIKQIYVEAEEIQMFITNHNMSQAIFRSFSQLELLKVAETRFASNTIVLRRLVKVRQPLASMVISQSWSLWRQSNTERAANVKRMILDDTWWDRVEYLLSFTEPIMSMIRYIDMDHPCLGEVYDGIDSMIEKMKAIINAKEQDPEETFFKEVQSICVERWNKMTTPLHLLAFALTAKFYSDEMLAKPSRVPPYRDSEVSEGCRTALTKLFPDSEMEDLMTSEFADFVASNGQSVSALRDKYKKDSHAWWYLNGHTSPNLQTLAIKVLSQVASSSSSERNWSTYSFIHSVKRNRLAASKAEELVYVHSNLRLLTHKQNEYKDGSTKFWDVDPERTDLDFSVATQSLLSGESDSQCAASASGSEAACGSSTLPTSSNVNDDVDLDLPSDPYDAIADY